From the Mus musculus strain C57BL/6J chromosome 10, GRCm38.p6 C57BL/6J genome, the window GACAGAGCCCTACAGATCAGAAAGATTGCCAGCCTTGAAATGATGGAGCAAGGGAAATGCAGGAAGGTCAGGATTGTGAAAAACTGCCAGGTCCATCAAGGAATCACAAGAGCAGTGCTGGGGGATGGAACAGTTAGAGCCTGAGGACAAGAGATGTCTCAGAAGGTCACAAGAGGGACCCACTTCACTTACACACAGATTATCCCTGGGATATGGACCAGTCCAGATCTACCTTCCAGGTTCAGCAATTGCCGATGGTCTGGCCTATCATCCCCATGTAGCATATGGCTTGTCCCGTGCCTGCCTGCTTGACCTTAAAGGACAAACCAGGGAACACTGCACAGTAAGTAGGTAAGCTTCTTAGAGTTCCTCAGAAACACTGAATCATGCATCTCCTAGAGCTTTCCTTTCTGGACCCAATGGCGGCTGTTCTCACTGTGACTCTGATATGTATGTTGGACAGTTTGGGGATGCCTTGAGTCTCCTGATCATCATGCTCTGGTGTGTTTCTGGGTTTTTCAGTCCAAAAACCCCTGTCTCAGTTCCTGAGTGCTCAGACAGCCAGAGGGCATCTGTGGAATATTTTATAATCTCTCTTTCTGTGGGTTGGGCGGTCAGGGCAGAGGACACTTCCCTTTACCCAGAATTCCACAGCATATTGCCTTGCTGTGTATCTAACCTGTGTCCACTGCTTGCTTCATTACCAAGCTGATCCATTTTTGCCGTATTATGACGGCAGTGTTATACTTTGGTCTATTTTCCGTACAATATGTATTTGACATACTgcaaaagagtttttttttttcttctgttatctcTAGCATGGAGACAGGAGAACAATTATTTGCATTTTAACACATTATGATTTCTAAGATCAAAGTAATCCGACATGCAGGATTGTGACAGACTATTCTCTTAGGtatctttaaaaattgtttgtgAATTTTACTcatacatgtaatatattttgatcaaatcTACCTCCTGTGCCTTCCCTCCCAACTCATCCCCCTACCCTTCCACCATATTCCATCCAAATTTAatactgcccctcccccaacatcGATCCAACTACTCCACTTAGTGCTGCCTTTATACACGTAGTATAGGATCATCTCTTAGACCATGGGTAACCTCTCAGGGATCACATCTTTGAAGAAAACTAACTCTTCCAACAGCAGCCATCATTTGTCAATAATTTCTCAGCTAGTTgcgtttgtttttaagatataaGATTATATAAGAATACTTAATAGAATGATGATAACCAAGATGTTTTTACCTTTCCAAAAGATTCActagtagggctggagaggtagctcagtgggtagaggtatTATTTCTCAATCTTGATGACCCCAGTTTGATCCTGGAACTCATATCACAAGCTGGATTCATGGTGTGCACCTGTCACTCCAACACTCCATTGGTGGGATGGGAGGCAGATATAGGAGAGTCACCGTGAAGTTAGCCTGGAGGACACCGTGCAGCAGCAGTGACATGGGAGACCCTGCTCACAGGGCAGAAGGTAGGAACTCATGCctgacagttgtcctctgaccttcacatgcatgtTGTGGGACACTGACCCATGGGCATAAACGGATAAAGGCTTATGGGAagatggtggtgctggtggttcTACTGCTGGTGGTGTTGCTGCTGGTGCTGGTGATGGTGCTGGTGCTCATGCTGGCAGTGATACTGATTCAGGTTTCTGCGGGGTAAAGACACAGAGGAGAGAGTAtttaggagagggagggagaaatgagaATAGTGTTTGGATAATATAGTTGTCACCCAAAAGATTGTCCCTAGTGGTCTAGGATACTGGTCCTCAATCCTAGCTGCATAGTGGAATAGCCTGAGAATTTTCAAATGACAATATGTCAAGATCCCATATCCCATTCATTAGAGAGCATGGGGCTGTTGGTTACTGATGTAAGTTAAGATTGTAGCAGTTCAGaatacagaggaggaggaagaaagcccCACTGTCAGTCATTAAGGACAGTTGGTGACTCCACATTTGGAGCTCTAAGAGCAATCTCTATCAGAGAGGGTTTGGTGTGTATTTCTCTAAGGCTTGTTGTCCCCCAAAGATTTTCTCAGGGAGACAGCATGATTTACCAAACCAAGCTAGCATGTGTGAATAGTGGTTTTGTATGGCTATAAACTTGAGACTCCAACATAAAGGCACAGCTCCAGAACTGAGAGGGGATGGGATCATTTTAGTGGGATCTTACAgattaaagggtcagcaaatgaAAAATAAGATCCCAACTGTACTAtctgtaaaacaacaacaacaacaacaaaatctcagCTAGGGGATTACTTAGCTTCTGAAAACTCATagctgctctctgtctctgtctgtctgtctgtctctgtctccatctctctgtctctgtctctctcaatttACAGTCTTATACCCCTAGCTGCCCTGGTACTGTTATCCCAGGCTGGATTTAAACTCACAGAACCCATCCTGGCTTAGCCTCCTCACTGTTGGTGTTACAGACTAGAGGCATGAATTAATACATCTAGAAAGAATTTGGGGTAGGAAGAAAAGTGTATTAAGGGTTGAACCTAGGACCTAGCACATGACAAGCAAATAAGCCCTCTCTATTGTTAAGCTACAGTTCCAGcaacaaataaattaattctcTATTTCTTTTGCTAATTTTCCTCTCCATCCATCTtccctgcttccatctcccattTCTTAGTAACCCCCTTCTCTGAGGATAAACCTAGGGCCTTAGCATGCACTAAGCAGGAGCTCTACCATAGAGCCACACTCCCAAGGCCTCCTTATCTTTCTCTAGAATGTAATCAGCCTCGAAGGTAGATGTGGGCATCCAGGTTGTATGGAAATGTATCTGAGTGTTTTGGAAATTGGATTGCCGGGGCAGTGTGTTGAGAAgtgggacctttaagaggtgATCGGGTCAAGACAGCTCTGTGATCGTGACTGGACTAATGTACTCAGGGATCAGTGGGTTGCTTGATGTGTTATTAGAGAACCATCATACAATTTAGCTCATTCCAGTTGCTTGGTCAGACTCACTAGGCAAGCGAGGCAATGATTGCTGCCATGCTCTAATGCAACTGGGAGGCAAGCACCAAATAAATACTCTTGgacctcccagcctccagaatgTGAGTGCAATAAACTTTTCTCAAAGCAGTAGGGGGCAATGGACCAAGGCAGCTGTCCTGCAGGGTTTTTGAAAAATTTTGTGAGATAACATCTGCCTAAAACATAATAGGAGTCAGTGATGGGTAGCTTGGGGCATCACTAGGTTCAAAATATTGTAAACCTAGGTCATCTGAGGACAGATAAGATTTGCACAGGATCTGTCTGCACTGAACTGAACATCGGCCTATGTCCTTGAAGAATGAGTAAGCATAGCAAGGTCTCCTGAATCTAACCACAAGGCTGTAGTGAGAAGTTTCTCCCACCTTCACTGGCAACAGTTATGGAGTTCTGGCTTCTAGAAGAACATCCAAGTTCTTTAGATAATTGATATTGGGGGTACCAGGTATTTTACAAACACCCAGAcatccctcttctggtatgtacCCTGTCATAGCATTTGGTAGCATGCAATGATTCTGACAGTCTTAGATCCACATGGGGTGTTGAGTTTTAGAACACGGAATCCACATAGTCCTCCACAGTATGTAGTTGGCATGTGGTGACCACATGATGTCAGTGGGAAGGTTCACATCCTTCTGGGTCATTAGGATTGCTGGTTCTTCAAACAAGAAATTAAAATCAGTGTTTCATTCTCTTAGGCTGGAGGGCAATGCGTAATTCCTTTTGCTATTATTATAGTTATTAAAATTTATAAGCCATTTACAATTACAAAATGAGACTGCAGTACAATATGTTTCAGGGAGTGGCTCCCAAACTGGTTCTGAGTGGTTTGCTATTGGTCCATGGtgacataaatacacaaacaGGAGTAGATATTTATAAGTTTTGAGGAATTTGACTGTATCACCAAAACAGGATTTAAGCTGGTCAGAACATTATTAGATATAATAACTCACAGCGACACAAGCTACATGTTAGCTGTTACTACAAGACCACACATTGCTGTGCAGTGAATCTGGAGGAAACAAAACCAGGCCATGCCCACCTTAGGGGTGGCTTTCAGTATCATTCCTACTTTGCAGCTATGGCAAGAGAAAGAGCCCACAGCAGTCCTGTGGTTACAGTGTCAGAATTACAATCTGACTCTCCACTTGCTTCCTCACCCATTGCTCACAGCAATGTATTCAGAAAGCTAAGGCTAATGCCAAGTGAAATGGAGTGTACAGATTCCATTCAAGGGTAGGATCTTGGGAGAACTGGGAGACAGTTGTTTCTTTGTTCATTATGGAAATATAACAAAACTCATGGGAGTGTCTCTCTGGAGGGAGAACCGTTGCTCCCTGTGACCTGAAACCATTTCCACTCTGTTGGGGCCTGTGCTAGGGAGACATTAAAACAACCCCAAATTTCTattcccctctcttctctgccttttcatcttcccttctctcccctcccttttccttgtCTTCTCGCCTTGTCCATGTCTTTGTACGAGGGACTGAATCTAGCACCTTGTGAACACTTGGCAAGTGCACTCTACCTCTGAACTAAATCCCTAGCTTTAGACCTGAATTTTTCTATATCTGTCTtgaagaatcagaaaaaaaaaatagtgtgtaGACAGGCCCACCCATTCATTGGTTTGTGGCACTATCATGTGTTAGTCACTGTGCTTGTTCTTGAAGGAACTCAACAACAATTAGCTGTGCCATCATCTCTAAGAGCTTTCAATTTTGTGGGAGAGGCCGATGATCACCAAACTCTGTTATTAAAGAGATAGAGAGGCCATTGTTTGTCTCACAGTTATAGGAAGTTCAAATATCAACATGAGTGAGCTCCAAACTTTCTGTCCTTATGAATATATATTCTGTGGGAATAatttgccaacacacacacacacatagataaaagaaagaggaagaaaaacaaataggTCAAGGGCCAGAGTGTATAGAGGCAAGGCCTGTCTGGTGAAATGACATCTGAGCAGAGACTGGATCATATGAAGGCTTCCCCTGGGTACATGTGATACACAGGGATGGTGGCCATGGTCAAGTATGAAAGCAGCATCTTGCTCAGACTAGAATAGTCAGGAAAGACTGAGGAGGAATGAAGACTGGCAGGATGCCAGGGAACCTGGGGAAGAGACAGGCCAGGATCACAGGAGAAAGCAGGCTTGAATGTAGAATCACGTGGGCGGAGCAAGAGCCAGCTCAAGACAAGCCTGTGCACAAGGCCAGGTCGTCTTGCACTGTAGCCTGAAGGGAATGGAAACTACAGGAGGCATTGTCAGCACAGTATCAGTCAGCAGGACGTGATCGTATTTGCATTTAACAACCTCTGTTCGAAAGCAATAGCAGTAATGGAAAGGAAGAGTTCAGGCCTGAAAGACCTGAATAGACAgattgggagaggggagaggtctGGGAAAGACAAGGGCAAACCATGGAATCATTAGGATTCATGTATTGATTGGAGcctaggattgaacccagggtcttaagTATGCTAGATAAGTGCTATACCACTGAGATACACACTTCAGCACCTCTTTGGATCTTTCATGGCTCCTCTGTCTGGAAGGGTGTTGCATATGATCTGGGTCAGTCCCTTAGGGTCAAAGTTACTTGCTAGAATGTTTAATATTGGTGAGAGAAACCTCCAAGTGACTCAGTAGCCAGCCTGGACTGAAGGAGAGCTGGGCTGTACCTTAGAGTCAAGCTCTGTCAACAAGAGTGCTAGGCATGCTGTAGTCTCTATAATAGTGGACTGGGAGATCAGTTCAGGAAGTGATTTTGAGCATGATTTTTTAATCTTAACAGAGAAGAATAGATTAGCAACTCTGAAGTGTCAAAGTGGATCACATGCAATAAGAAGGAATTGTATTTGTGTGAAGATACTTGGGTCATGACAAAAGCGTGTTGCTTATTGTAATGgtggttttttaaattatttgaaaaacacTGGGTTAGAATCTTTTTACATTGCTGAGAATATCTGGCCCCCAACATTCACTAtacggtttttgtttttgttctattaATAAATTGATAAGAGGACTCATCTACTTTAGACATATATGCCTAGTGCCTCTGCACTGAATGTCTGTGCTATCCATCTGGGGCTGGGAGCTAAGACCAACTGGGTCTTGTTGTGGGGTGTCTGTGGCAGGTAGATGGTAGTAAAAGCATCAGAAGCTGTACTTTAGGCAAAATGACAGCATTGAACAAGGACCACCACAGCCTTAACAAAAACATCTCTGCAATGGTACCTGTCCCACATCTATCTCCCCGTCTGGGACTGTCACCACACTTACTGTTGGTTCCTGTGCTCAAGGATTATGTCTACAAAGCAGCATGTATAATATTTCCTATCCTTCTTGTAAAATTCCCTCCTTAGCACAATCTCTTTGAGTCTGCCTATGTGTATTTCCATGTACTGCTACTCCAGATTAACTCATCATCTTTGAAGAATCTATTTGCTGTGTGGGCTGACATATATAATGAGCGGGCATGGGTTATGTGTAGAACAGGGAATTACCTCcctcaaagggaaaaagagctcaCAAAGGCCGCTGACAGGCAGCAACAGATAGGCAGCTGAGAACAGGAGGATATTGGGACAGGGACCTCAGAGAAGGCTTAGAGATCAAAATCACCCAATGTGGCAGGAGTCAAATTCTGACCGAGTTGAAATGCTGAGCAAGGACTCCTTTGACAAAGGTTAGCTGGAGACTAACTGCTGTTAAGGGCCCTTCCAGTGGAAGGGTGGTAGCCGGACTAAGGAGGTAAAGACAGACATGGGGGAAAGGATGACTCTTAGAGCAAAGATCAGGAGGAAGACAAGAGCATTTGTCTAGACAGAAGCATAACTTCCTCTACAGACAAACTTGAACCCTGTTTTACAGAGAGGAACAAGATAGTCTATGAGTTTGAGTCACTAGACTAGGAAAGATCTTTACACATTGTTAAAGATATGCATCCGCCATGCCACTCCAACCCACCTCCACACCTCTCATCTTGTATGGGTAGTCAGGAAAGGATTTTTGTTGAGACAAAATTTTAGAGTTGTGATTAATGACTGCTGATATTTATGCAAGTAATAGCTGGATTCATTTTGGAGTTTCTGACTGCATTAGAGAATCAAAGGCTTAGAATTACAGGAAGTTCAAAACAGATGACTCTGAGATCAGAAGAAAACCTACACTGGGATACTGGGAGCAGCACTGTTGTCATTAGTTTTATTCTGAGAACTGAAAATATTCTGCATAATGAATAGAGACCCAAAGTAAAGATTGGATTTCTTCACTGTTTAAGGTGAAAACCAGACTCAAAGCCACTATTTGGCTGTCTATAACAGCCCAAGAGAATTAAGATATATGTGTTTCTATTAACtccccttctctgtgtgtgtgtgcctgtttctgtctctgtgtctgtctctctgtctgtatgtctgtgtgtgtgtgtgtctgtatgtgtgtgtgtatgtgtgtgtacctgtctgtgtatgtgtgtctgtgtatgtctgtttgtgggtgtctgtgtctgtgtgcgtgtgtgtctgtgtgtgtgtctgtgtgtgtgtgtctgtttgtgtgtgtgtgtctgtttgtgtgtgtgtctgtgtgtgtgtctgtttgtgtgtgtgtctgtgtgtgtgtgtatgtgtgtgtctgtgtgtgtctgtgtatgtgtgtgtctgtgtatgtgtgtgtctgtgtgtgttcatttgcacacacagcttgtgtggaggtcagaagacaccttgcaggagctggttctctttccatcatgtgggttccaggaatggaAATCAGATCACTGGGCTGAACATCAAGagtctttacccactaagccatcttgccagctcaagCATTTAAACATCTTATTACTGGCTTATTACTCTAGGTAAGAACGGTTTGTGTAAGTTTGTGGCCTTAGGCTATAATCATAACATCCCTGAGGGAGATCACCAGGTGCCCTGTAATTATGATGATATCAAGTCTGTAAGGAGTAAAGACATTTTCATGTGAGCATAAACATTGATGTAGCATCTGTTTCCCTGGGAGGGCAAAGCAGCCTCATATTAAAAATTCTATCTAACTTCAGACATAAAGATAATATTCAGATTTTAAACCTATATaattccagaaaacaaaaacaccttcACCCAAGTCAAATATCAAGGGGAAAAAcacccaaaagaagaaaacaaagctctcctctctctctctctctctctctgtatatatatatatatatatatatatatatatatatatatatgtgtgtgtgtgtgtgtatatatatatatatatatatatatatatatatatatatatatgtctgtaaaATAGAGATATACAGCTCTCTGCTTTGCTAAGTTTACTATCAGTTTTGCCTTCTTTTGATGTGGAGATCGGACCCAGGGCCTTGCCAGTGtaaggcaagcactctgtcaggCTAAAGCCTGCTAATTTAACTAGTCATCTTAGCAAAAGGGAACCAGCCTGGAAAAAATTCCTTTATTCCTGTACACTTCACCTTTGCTTTTGGAAGTATACAAAGCCACATTTGAAGTGTCAGTAGAGTCCTGGGTGGGGAGGTTTTCGTTTTCATGTGTGGAGTGAGGCCTGTGCTTGGGGAGATAGGGCAGTGGAGTTCACTGTCAATGTCAGTTGAGTACAGGCtaggaaaaaaatgtgtatgtaGAGAGAGGAGCACTGTGTCAGTTCATTTCCCACTGTAAGTCCAAGTGACTCATTAGGGGATTGTCGGCTATGCAGAGAACCTATCGACTTACTGAAGACTTTTCTACAAGGTCCCGTGGATGACATCTGTTCCTTTGGTCACATTTGGAGTCTTGAGTGAAAACTGAGTTTTAACCACCGAGGACAAAACATCCTatgcagaaagaaagaattgaCTTAAGAACTCTTGAGAAAGAACTTTGTGAATTTTCATGATTTTCTTTGAAGCCCTTCCCTAATGACTGACTTCATTGTCCAACGTTTCAGAGCAGGGAATGGGGActtcctgctgcttgctgggCTTCAGGACCCAATGATCTTCAAAATACTTTGTATTGTCGGGTTTCGGCACCAGACAGGGACAGAAACACAGTAAGGTTTCTTGGTCAGTGACACTTCAGTTGTTTCTATTCTGATTTTAAGCTCTGGTTAGTGCAGTTGCTTGAAGCTGGTCTGAGGACTTCGCAAGGAGCCAGCTGTCTGGAGGGAGGTGGGGttcactggggtgggggtggggcacagttGAGTTCTGAGCTCCGTCACTTCCTACTTGCGGACATTTTGATTTTGTGAGGATGCTTACCTCTTGACTATGGCTTCTTGGATTTCAGATAGACATACCCTACAAGGCAGTCGGGTCGATGATGAGTAGAAGGACCTTTGTCGCCAGggaatttgtttcctttatctCTGATAGGCTCTAGGGTCAAAGGAGAATTCAACCTAAAGCACACCTGGCCTGTTTTTTCTCTGGAGACCTGATCTTTTAGTTTTGACTCCTTTCTAGCTAGGGGAGTTCTAGGCCTACCTCAGACACCGAATTGTGTAAGTCCCTCTATATGATCTTTCATTTGAACTTTTCCAGGCCTGATGGTGTCCTCCCGATGAGCTGCTGGCATggaactctggaaaaaaaaatcccctcacaTTATTGATGGAAAACCCCACATCAAAAAACAAAGATACCTGAGAATGTGGGTAGAACGGAAGCGCCAGCGGGTGATGCGGGGGCCCTATCTACTGGCTACTTCTTCCTTATCCCATCTTCCAGTGGAGAATCCCACTAGAACATTCTCTCCGCTGTAGAAAAAGCTCAGAGGAAGCTCACTTGAagctctctttttctctgagagCTTCAGGGAACCTTCACCAGCTTGTTTTCAACAACCTTAAACGTTGGTTACTTCTCTCTGAATGCCTTTGTGGTTTCTTTCCGTTCTCTGAACTTAAATGAATTGTTATGTACAACAGGAATATGTTAGTGTCTCCCtgtaattttacacacacacacacacacacacacacacacacacacacacacactcctttctgTTTAAAATTCTCCATCCCACCTCTTAGCCCTAAACGTTATAATAAGCTCATTCATTCGTAATTCTTCTTGGTTGCATGATGTTTTTCAAGTAAGCTAGTCAAAGCAGCTgccttcctgggggtgggggcaaggagGGAGAGGTTGCTTAGAAAGGGCCCTGGGAGGAAAGCTGGCTGAGCTGAAAACACAACAAGGCATTTTAAGCCCAGCAAACGCCAAAATGCTCCAGGTCTTGATGACTTTAGCCCCTCGCCCTCTGGGCTGCTCAAGCTTTCAATATCCAGCTTAGGGTGAAACATGCACTTggtaagaaaaaaggaaaaccagtCTGGGAATAATTCCTGAGGCACGGTGACTGCCTGATTACACAAACATTGTCTCATCAATTTTCTTCCCAATCCTACAGAGGAAGTGGCATCTGTGGTGGTCATGGCGTGAATAGGAATGTGTGTTTAGAGCCGCGGGGTGGGGccgaaggagaggggaggagacacTCCCAGCTGTCCTAGGAGAGCTGAGGCGAGAGGACCCCACAGCACGGTCTTTTCCCACGACCTTTACCCGGTGGGACAGAGCTTATCCAGACAGAGGGAGTCGACATATTTCGTGCGCCCCAAGATTGCTCGAGAAGCGCAGTTCGCGTCTGCAGGGCAAAAAACGAGGACGCCCAATTAGAGGACCGACTGTCTCCTGCCTCCCAGACGATCCACGCCAGTCTCCTCCTTGGACTACACAGCCCCTCGAGGCCCTGTCGCTGGGCACAGATTCTCCACCTCGGACGACTTCCTAGCCGGGGGCGGTCTCTGGGGCAGGAGCACCAGGGTCCTTGGAGGCGTCTTTAAGGCTTTGGTCCCCGCCCTCATCGCCCGCCCTCTTCCCGCCTCCCTCCGCAAGGATCCAGCGTCTAGGCGCGCGGAGCAGGTGCGGGCCACCGTATGCGGCTGTTGGGGCTGCTGTGGTAGCGGCGCGGGGCGCTCGCCCACCCCTTCTCCGGGCCACTCTCAGGCTCTGGCGCGCGGGGACATGTCGGTGGTGACTGGCGGCGGTGAGGCGgccggtggcggcggcggcggcggtgcgCGTGTCTTCTTCCAGAGTCCCCGCGGTGGAACCGGCGGCAGCCCAGGATCCAGCAGCAGCTCCGGCTCCTCAAGGGAGGACTCGGCGCCGGTGACTACGGTGGCCGCCGCCGGGCAAGTGCAACAGCAACAACGACGCCACCAGCAGGGAAAAGTGACAGTGAAATACGACCGTAAGGAGCTTCGTAAGCGGTTGGTGCTGGAAGAATGGATCGTGGAGCAGCTGGGTCAGCTGTACGGCTGCGAGGTACCTGGACACTGGCTGGGGGCGGAAAGAGCGGTGTCCGGATCTCTTCTGCCCCTCTGTGCCCACCCGGGAATTTTCCGTGGCTCTGGCTCCCAGGGGTGCACTGCCCCTGGGAACCGAGCCCCGGGAGTGTGTCGTTGCGTGATCTCTCTCCCGGGGTGCCCTCTGGCGCCAGGGCGCAGCGTTTGGGATACCCGCTGCCTGGGTTCAGCTGCCTAGAGCCAGGGGAGCTATAGGCTCCCTTGATGGCATGGGAAGAGGGTTGGGTCCCGAGAAGGTCGATGCTTTCCTCCGTGTTCTTGGAGCTTGTCTGCACAGCTCTAACTACACCCAGCTCTAACTACACCTGGGTGGCTCCCTTTGCCTGCGCCCTAATATAGGCTGGGGAAAATAGAGAGCTAGGTAGATGCTCCTGGAGTAGAGACGTTCTGGGGATCTCAAACTCTCCCTTAGCTCCTTAAATTGTCCATCATAAGCGTGGGACCAATGCTCCCTCTTTTTCAGCCACCTTGGACGCGAGTCCTCAGGATTCTTCCTCAAGAGGCTCATGTAGGGCTTTCTTGTAGCTTCGTTTCCTTCTCAAGCTCTGTTACTCCCACCGAAGGGGCGCCCAGGGAAAGTCCCCAAGAGTGCCTAGGCTGGTGGCACAAGCAGTACTCCTCAGATTTGCCTGCTCTGGGTGCccaagctccccccacccccgcaccaaCAGCACACGGTTCCCCACAATTCAGGGACTGAAGTTATGCACAGGCgggtctacacacatacacatgatggAGGGAGAAAAATAACCAAAGCCAAATGGTTTCCCGAGAGTCTTAAGAAACAAGGGTTCTCAATGAAGTGTTCTATTTCGGTTAGTGGAGAACAATTTAGGAGGATGTAAGTGTGGAGGAGATTAATAATTAAGAATGTGGTTTCCAAGTTAAAACTAGATTTGTGTTCTTGTAATTattgggaggg encodes:
- the Ppp1r14c gene encoding protein phosphatase 1 regulatory subunit 14C isoform X3, whose amino-acid sequence is MSVVTGGGEAAGGGGGGGARVFFQSPRGGTGGSPGSSSSSGSSREDSAPVTTVAAAGQVQQQQRRHQQGKVTVKYDRKELRKRLVLEEWIVEQLGQLYGCEEEEMPDVEIDIDDLLDANSEEERASKLQEALVDCYKPTEGEEIT
- the Ppp1r14c gene encoding protein phosphatase 1 regulatory subunit 14C is translated as MSVVTGGGEAAGGGGGGGARVFFQSPRGGTGGSPGSSSSSGSSREDSAPVTTVAAAGQVQQQQRRHQQGKVTVKYDRKELRKRLVLEEWIVEQLGQLYGCEEEEMPDVEIDIDDLLDANSEEERASKLQEALVDCYKPTEEFIRELLSRIRGMRKLSPPQKKSV
- the Ppp1r14c gene encoding protein phosphatase 1 regulatory subunit 14C isoform X1; translated protein: MSVVTGGGEAAGGGGGGGARVFFQSPRGGTGGSPGSSSSSGSSREDSAPVTTVAAAGQVQQQQRRHQQGKVTVKYDRKELRKRLVLEEWIVEQLGQLYGCELGYCSIKHLNEEGRLHVGEEEMPDVEIDIDDLLDANSEEERASKLQEALVDCYKPTEEFIRELLSRIRGMRKLSPPQKKSV
- the Ppp1r14c gene encoding protein phosphatase 1 regulatory subunit 14C isoform X2, producing MSVVTGGGEAAGGGGGGGARVFFQSPRGGTGGSPGSSSSSGSSREDSAPVTTVAAAGQVQQQQRRHQQGKVTVKYDRKELRKRLVLEEWIVEQLGQLYGCELGYCSIKHLNEEGRLHVGEEEMPDVEIDIDDLLDANSEEERASKLQEALVDCYKPTEGEEIT